The Halogeometricum rufum genome has a segment encoding these proteins:
- the sdhC gene encoding succinate dehydrogenase, cytochrome b556 subunit — translation MSQSYNRGLIEDFGRWKEFSAGMWAWIFHKFTGWVLVGYLFTHIAVLSTALTGATAYTETIQTLESLLVVRILEVGLLAVAVFHILNGLRLLLVDLGVGLHAQDKSFYASLVLTGVIVVASVPTFVAGVF, via the coding sequence ATGAGTCAGTCTTACAATCGAGGCCTCATCGAGGACTTCGGCCGATGGAAGGAGTTCTCCGCGGGGATGTGGGCCTGGATTTTCCACAAGTTCACCGGCTGGGTGCTGGTGGGATATCTCTTCACCCACATCGCCGTCCTCTCGACGGCGCTGACGGGCGCGACGGCGTACACCGAGACGATACAGACGCTCGAAAGTCTGCTCGTGGTCCGCATCCTCGAAGTGGGCCTGCTGGCGGTGGCCGTCTTCCACATCCTCAACGGTCTCAGACTGCTCCTCGTCGACCTCGGCGTGGGGCTGCACGCACAGGACAAGAGCTTCTACGCGTCGTTAGTGCTGACCGGCGTCATCGTCGTCGCCAGCGTACCGACGTTCGTGGCGGGGGTGTTCTGA
- a CDS encoding succinate dehydrogenase codes for MAEHYSSFERGGRRWLWQRLTAAFLVAVLAFHFFLLHFVHHADEVTFAMSSARMEQWTYYSLMILFLVTATFHGVNGVYNALVNQGIEGTRKTAVKWTLVAASVLLVVQGIRTANEWAGIALLPF; via the coding sequence ATGGCGGAACACTACTCCTCGTTCGAGCGCGGCGGCCGCCGGTGGCTCTGGCAGCGACTGACGGCCGCGTTCCTCGTGGCCGTCCTCGCGTTCCACTTCTTCCTGCTTCACTTCGTCCACCACGCGGACGAGGTGACGTTCGCCATGTCGTCGGCGCGGATGGAGCAGTGGACGTACTACTCGCTGATGATACTGTTCCTCGTCACCGCGACGTTCCACGGCGTCAACGGCGTCTACAACGCGCTGGTGAACCAGGGTATCGAGGGCACGCGGAAGACCGCCGTCAAGTGGACGTTGGTCGCCGCGAGCGTCCTCCTCGTCGTGCAGGGCATCCGAACGGCAAACGAGTGGGCGGGAATCG